One Nicotiana tomentosiformis chromosome 1, ASM39032v3, whole genome shotgun sequence genomic window, agttctctagaGATGCTTAGAGGCAAAAAGTGTGTTGGCTGCCTACATTTGGGAAATTAAGGACAtatatgatggggctaagactcgggttaggacggtaggaggcgactctgagcagtttctAGTTGTTATGGGGtcacaccaaggttctgcgctcagcccgttcttatttgcctTGGAGAtagacgcgttaacacaccatattcaaggggagatgccatggtgtatgttattcgccgatgacatatttatgattgatgagtcgcgaaccATTGTTAACGAGAGGTTGGAGGTCTAGAGACAtgcccttgagtctaagggtttcaagctgagtaggacgaagacggaatacctggagtgtaagttcagcactAAGCCGAGGAAAGTGGGTGTggaagtgaggcttgaatcacaggtcataccAAGTAGTGGcaatttcaagtaccttgggtcggttatccaggggagaggggagattgacgaggatgtcacacaccgtattggggtggagtggatgaagtggaggttagcatctggagtcttgtgtaATAAGAGAGTGCTatcgatactcaaaggtaagttttacaaagcgatggttagaccgaccatgatgtatggggttgagtgttagTCTGTTaaaaactcacatatccagaagatgaaagtagcagaaatgaggatgttgaggtggatgtgcggacacactaggatagataagattaggaatgcaGATATTCGGGAGAATGTGGGcatggctcccattgatgacaagatgcgggaagtgagGCTCGGATGGTTCAGACACGTacaaaggagaagcccagatgctccggtaaagaggtgtgagcggctggctttggagggcacgagaagaggtagaggacgaATTacaaagtattggggagaggtgacgAGGCAAGACATGACgaggcttcagatttccgaggacatgactcttgataggaagttgtggaggtcgagtattagggttgtaggttatgaGGTATTTGAGTCTTAgtacctttgtgaggctagtTTGGTAAGGGTTTTTGTCAATGTCAGTTAGTGGCAttgttgtgtcttactactccTTTGTTTACCATAGTGCCAGGTATATGTACTGTCTATCGCGTTTGTTTTGCATCTACTTTCTCATTTTCATGATGTTATTTTTCCTATAGTTTCtattgatgataatgatattgtctcttttcgtcttctttcggaaacaacctctctacttcctcgggtaggggtaaggtttgcgtacacactattcTCCCCAGACCCGCTAGTGGAATTTCACTTATGGTTGTTGTTGTATGTCATCATTTTGAAATCAAGATAACATAAATACAAGTACTAATCACGTAATTTGTTACACTGAGTAACACGTAAAAATTCCCTTGAAATGTGTAATCTTAGGTTTAATCCAGCATGTCCATATTAAAACCCCATTATGTGGACCCCACTCGCATGCGCCAGTTGTATTCGTTCCTTTTACTCTCTCTTTTCATCCAAAACAAACTTCTCCTATTATGGAAAGCCTTACTCCCATCATTCTCATCCTCGACTCCCTTTTCTTTTGCACCCTAATATATGTCCTACTATGCAATTTGTAACCCAtattttaccttttgtttttggTGATAGACTACATTTACCTCAAACCCCAAttgaaataaaaatctaaaaattataataaaatggGTGTTTTCTTGTTAATCTCAATATTACATTGACATTTAGGTAAAAGCATTAATTTCATATTGATTTTAGAAGAAAACATATTTCATCCATTTCAATATATATGAATATAGTTGACTTGATACAGAATATAAAAAAGAGAgagataaatatttttaatttgttAAATTAAACATGTCATAATATTTTTTCGGCTATAACTTTATGTAATTAAGGGTAAAACTAGAACCTAAAAGAAAAGATGTGACATGAAATGGAACCTTTTGGCTTTTCCAAAGTCAATTTGACTAATCTTTAAACCTAAATTGAATTAAATTAATTCaatattttaaagttaaatttaaatattcaaaaattatACGAAAAGTACTATAAGTTACATTTCTTCTCATgtcaatataataaaaaaatataaaatattaatcaAAGATTACATAGTTTGATTCTAAAAAagtgaaaataattatataaaatagaaCATATGGAGTATTAAAAAATAGGAAATAACGGCACGGGGTAAAATGCAAAATGATTGAATGTACAGGGTTCAACATGCAAAAATATGTCCTCACAGCTCAGCAAACAAAAATTCCAAATACCAAACCTTTTTCCTCTCTTTGTTCCCCTCCGTCTCCGCCGTTCAATCTGCTACCTCTCTTTCCTTTTTCTAAAAGCCCGCATTTTCCTTTTTACACTCTCCAAAATTCTCCTATATCCCCAACTTTAAGAAAACCCTAAACCTTTTAAGGAAAAAGAACGGGAATTTCCAGTTTTCTGAGCCATTCTTTCCTTGAACTTTTTCTACTGTGTGTATTTCTTTGTTCTTAACACAATGAAATTGAAGAAACTACAAATGGGTGGTTCTCTGCGTTTGTTAGTGCTGTTGTTGTACGTCGTATCATCTGTATACTCTCAGGAGGGTAGTGCTACAAACGATGCTGCAGTGATGCAAGAATTGAAGAAGCGAATCAACCcgccgagttcactcggttggaACGACCCGGACCCGTGTAAGTGGGAGAAAGTTCAGTGTACAAAGGACGGTCGTGTGACTAGGATCCAAATCGGAAATCAAGGTTTGAAAGGTTCTCTCCCACCAAACTTGAATAACCTTACTGAATTGCTAGTCTTTGAAGTTCAAAACAATGGACTCACTGGGTCACTCCCGAGTTTTTCCGGGTTGGATTCGTTACAGAGCCTTCTTCTAAACAACAATGGGTTCACTTCAATTCCTACCGATTTTTTCGACGGGTTGACTTCTTTGCAAAGTGTTTACTTGGATAAAAATCAGTTTTCACCATGGTCAATACCGAAAAGTCTGAAAAGTGCAACGTCTATTCAGACTTTTTCTGCCGTTTCTGCTAATATTACTGGTACAATCCCAGATTTTTTTGATGCATTTGCTAGCTTAACAAACTTGCATTTGTCGTTTAATAGTTTGGAGGGTCCTCTGCCCTCAAGCTTTTCGGGCTCTCAGATACAGTCATTGTGGTTAAATGGTCTAAAGGGTAGGTTGAATGGCTCGATCGATGTGATACAAAACATGACTCAATTAACCGAACTCTGGCTGCAAGGCAATGCGTTTTCAGGCCCTTTGCCTGATTTTTCGGGCCTTAGTCAGTTGCAAAACTGTAGTGTGAGAGATAATAGCCTCACTGGTCCAGTGCCAAACTCTTTGGTTAATCTGCCTTCGTTAAAAGTGGTTATATTGACAAACAACTTTCTGCAAGGGCCTACACCAAAATTTCCATCTTCAGTGCAAGTGGATATGTTGGCTGATACGAATAGTTTTTGTTTGTCACAGCCGGGTGTTCCTTGTGACTCGCGGGTTAATACACTGTTGGCTGTGGCTAAAGATGTGGGGTACCCGGGGGAGTTTGCTGAGAATTGGAAGGGGAATGATCCGTGTTCCCCTTGGATGGGCATAACTTGTGATGGTGGCAACATTACAGTGCTGAATTTTCAGAAGATGGGACTTACCGGGACAATCTCTCCCAACTACTCCTCCATCACATCATTACAGAAGTTGATCCTAGCAAACAATAATCTTATAGGAACTATTCCAAATGAGCTCGCGTTGTTGCCTAACCTGAGGGAATTGGATGTTTCTAATAATCAGCTTTATGGAAAAATCCCACCATTTAAGAGCAATGTTCTTTTGAAAACTCAAGGCAATGTCAATATTGGGAAAGATAATCCGCCTCCACCTGCACCTGGAACACCTTCGAGGAGCACTCCTGGTTCATCTGATGGGGGCGGAGGTGGACAAACTCATGGAAATGGTGGTAAAAAGTCTTCAACTGGGGTTGTTGTGGGCTCAGTGATAGGTGGTGTTTGTGCTGCCGTTGTGCTTGCTGGGCTGTTTGTCTTTTGCCTTTACAGGACTAAACACAAGCGGTCAGGTAGAGTTCAGAGTCCACACACAGTGGTTATTCATCCTCATCATTCAGGATCTGACCACGATGCTGTTAAGATCACAATTGCTGGTTCAAGTGTCAATGGAGGGGACAGTTGTGGAAGCAGCAGTGCACCTGGGGACTTACACATTGTTGAGGCTGGTAACATGGTGATTTCCATTCAAGTTTTGAGGGATGTAACTAACAACTTCAgcgaaatgaatatattggggagAGGTGGATTTGGAACAGTTTACAAAGGGGAGTTGCATGATGGAACTAAAATGGCTGTTAAGAGGATGGAATCTGGAGTTATGAGTGAGAAGGGTTTGGATGAGTTCAAATCCGAGATTGCAGTACTTACTAAGGTTCGCCATAGGCATTTGGTTACACTGCTAGGATATTGCTTGGATGGAAATGAGAGGCTACTTGTATATGAGTATATGCCACAAGGGACACTCAGCAGGTATCTTTTCTACTGGAAGGAGGAAGGGTTAAAGCCCCTCGAATGGACAAGGAGGCTAACCATTGCATTAGATGTTGCCAGAGGTGTTGAGTATCTTCACGGTTTAGCTCAACAGAGCTTCATTCATAGAGATCTCAAGCCATCAAACATTCTTTTGGGAGATGATATGAGGGCAAAAGTAGCAGATTTTGGACTTGTTCGCCTTGCTCCTGATGGAAAAGCATCAGTGGTTACAAGGTTAGCCGGAACTTTTGGCTATCTTGCACCAGAGTATGCAGGTAAACTTCATCTTGTAACTTGTTAACTTTCATTTTATTATGCATCTATGAATTGCTTACATAAATCAAAGTATGCAAGTGTATAGAAGGTCAAATAATATGAAATTAATAGGCTAGAGGACAGTGGAATTAAAACCAGAAAAACTGAAATTTGAGAAGTTCCTGTTATAGGATAGCAGCAGATGAACTTACACTTTAACATATATCTTCCAATGATGGAGTGGAGTCCTGAGAACATAAAAATAAGTGATATGTCTCAAtcaatttataattgaaatgcttttgagaaattattttttgcttttttttgcTTGACACCATCTATTTCCTTGATAAAATGTAGGAATTTCCTGGT contains:
- the LOC104111279 gene encoding receptor protein kinase TMK1-like, which produces MKLKKLQMGGSLRLLVLLLYVVSSVYSQEGSATNDAAVMQELKKRINPPSSLGWNDPDPCKWEKVQCTKDGRVTRIQIGNQGLKGSLPPNLNNLTELLVFEVQNNGLTGSLPSFSGLDSLQSLLLNNNGFTSIPTDFFDGLTSLQSVYLDKNQFSPWSIPKSLKSATSIQTFSAVSANITGTIPDFFDAFASLTNLHLSFNSLEGPLPSSFSGSQIQSLWLNGLKGRLNGSIDVIQNMTQLTELWLQGNAFSGPLPDFSGLSQLQNCSVRDNSLTGPVPNSLVNLPSLKVVILTNNFLQGPTPKFPSSVQVDMLADTNSFCLSQPGVPCDSRVNTLLAVAKDVGYPGEFAENWKGNDPCSPWMGITCDGGNITVLNFQKMGLTGTISPNYSSITSLQKLILANNNLIGTIPNELALLPNLRELDVSNNQLYGKIPPFKSNVLLKTQGNVNIGKDNPPPPAPGTPSRSTPGSSDGGGGGQTHGNGGKKSSTGVVVGSVIGGVCAAVVLAGLFVFCLYRTKHKRSGRVQSPHTVVIHPHHSGSDHDAVKITIAGSSVNGGDSCGSSSAPGDLHIVEAGNMVISIQVLRDVTNNFSEMNILGRGGFGTVYKGELHDGTKMAVKRMESGVMSEKGLDEFKSEIAVLTKVRHRHLVTLLGYCLDGNERLLVYEYMPQGTLSRYLFYWKEEGLKPLEWTRRLTIALDVARGVEYLHGLAQQSFIHRDLKPSNILLGDDMRAKVADFGLVRLAPDGKASVVTRLAGTFGYLAPEYAVTGRVTTKIDVFSFGVILMELITGRKALDESQPEESMHLVPWFRRMHINKETFRKAIDPTVDLDEETLASVSTVAELAGHCCAREPHQRPDMGHAVNVLSSLAELWKPAEVDEDEIYGIDYDMSLPQAVKKWQALEGMSGIDGSSSYLASSDNTQTSIPTRPSGFADSFTSADGR